TCGACGTCTTTCACGTGCGAGGCGGCATGGCCGATGTGGATGGTGGCGCCCAGCTCGCGCAGCTCGGTGATCAGCTCGGAGCTGCGCGCGTCGCTGCCCGACACCCGAACGCCGCGTTTGAGCAGGATGCGGGCGATGCCCGACATTCCCGCGCCGCCGATGCCGATGAAGTGCACCCGCCCCAGGTCCGCTACGGCGACGGGATCGACCAGCTTGACGAGACTCATCGGGCTATCTCCAACACTTTCCTGGCGAGCATGATATCGGCGTCCTTGCGTCCCAGCCTGGACGCCGCCTCGGACATGGCGGCGACCCGCTCGGGGTCGCGGAGGATGGGGAGCACGTTGTGGATGATCCATTCGGGTGACAGGTCGGCGTCGTCGACCGTCAGGCCGCCGCCGCCCTGGACGATGCGTCCGGCGTTGATGGCCTGTTCGCCGTTGCCGTGCGGCAGCGGCACGTACGCGGCGGGCAGCCCGACCGCGGTCAGCTCCGCGCACGTCAGCGCGCCGGCGCGGCAGAGCACGAAGTCGGCGGCCGCGTAGGCGAGGTCCATGCGGTCGACGTAGGGCAGCAGCACGTACTGCGGGTCGCCCGGCGGGGGCTCGTGGGTGACGGTGTTGTTCGGACCGAGCACGTGGAGCACCTGCACTCCCGCCCTGCGCAGCACGGGGGCGGCGGCGAGCGCGGCCTCGTTGAGCGACCTGGCCCCCTGGGAGCCGCCGAACACCAGCAGCGTCGGCCGGTCGTTCTCCAGCCCGAACCAGGAGCGCGCCTTGTCGCCCATGGACAGCCGGTCGAGGTTGACGATCTCACGGCGGATCGGGGTGCCGAGGTATTCGGCCTTGGGCAGCGTGGTGGCGGGGAAGCCGGTGAAGACGTGCTCGGTGAGCCGGGCGCCGAGCCGGTTGGCCAGCCCCGGGCGGGGATTGGCCTCGTGCACGACGATCGGCAGGCCGCGCCGCTTGGCCGCCAGGTAGGCGGGGGTCGCGACGTAGCCGCCGAAGCCGACGAGGACGTCGGCCTGGACCCGGTCGAGTATGGCGGCCGCCGCGTTGATCGCCCCTGCCAGCCTCCCCGGCACGGTGAGCAGGCTCGGGGTGATCGCCCTCGGCAGCGGCACGGCCGGCACCAGCTCCAGCTCGTAGCCCCTGGCGGGGACGAGTCTTGTCTCCAGGCCGCGTTCGGTGCCCATGCAGGTGATGCCGACGCCCTGGTCAAGATGGCGCAGCGCGTCCGCAAGGGCCAGCGCGGGCTCGATGTGCCCGGCCGTCCCCCCACCGGCGAGGACCACCCTCATCTCGGTCACTCCCTAACGTGTCGCTCGGCCTCTGGTCGTACCCCCCAGGCCAAGCCAGCTTAGGGCCCGGGCGGCCGGTCCGGGGCCACGAGCTGCCAAGGCTTCTCGCGCACCCGGCTCGCGTTTGGCGAACGACAGCAGCATGCCGAGCGCGGCGAGCGTGGGCAGCAGCGAGGAGCCACCGTACGAGACCAGCGGCAGGGGGATGCCGGTGATCGGCAGCACGCCGATCACGGCGCCCATGTTGACGGTCGCCTGGCCCACGATCCAGGCCACCATGGCGGCGGCGGTGAGCCTGGTGAAGGCGTCGTTGACCCGGACGGCGACCCGCAGCCCCGCGTAGCCGAGCATCCCGAACAGCGCCACCACCATCAGCGTGCCCATGAGCCCGAGCTCCTCGCCCAGGATGGCGAAGATGAAGTCGCTCTCGCCGTGCGGCAGCCAGCTCCACTTCTGCCGGCTCGCGCCGAGCCCGAGCCCGAACCAGCCGCCCGAGCCCATCGCGATCTGCCCCTGCACGGCCTGGTATCCGGCGTTCTGGGCGTCGGCCCACGGGTTCAGATAGGCCCCGATGCGGGCCATCCGGTACGGCTCCACCTTGATCATGATGACCGCGGCGAGCACCGCCAGCCCCATGATGCCGCCGAACAGCTTCACCGGCGCCCCCACCACCCACAGCAGCGCCAGGAAGATCATGAACAGCACCAGCGTGGTGCCCAGGTCGCGGCCGAGCATGACCAGGACGGCCATGATCGCGGTGCCGGGCATGAGCGGGATGAGCATCTGCCGCCACTCGATGCGGCCCTGCCGCGCCCGCCTGGCCAGCAGGTCGGCCCCCCACAGCACCAGCCCGAGCTTGGCCGGTTCGGACGGCTGGATGGTGAGGGAGTCGCCGATGTAGATCCACCGCTGCGCGCCCAGCTCGGACGAGCCGATGAACAGCACCATGACCAGCGCGATGATCGACAGCGCCATCATGGGGTAGCCCGCCCAGCGGAAGAACTTGACCGGCAGGCGCGAGCAGGCCCACATCAGCGGCACGCCCACCGCGGCCGACACCGACTGCTTGATGAACCACGAGAACGGGCTGCCGGTCTTCTGCAGCGCCTCGACGCTGGAGGCCGACAGCACCATCATCAGGCCGAGCGCGAGCAGCAGCGCGCTGCACATGATGATCAGGTAGTACGTGGTCAGCGGCTTGTCCAGCAGCTCCTTCAGCGTGCCGAGTTGCTCGCGCGCCCAGCTGCCCGGCCCTTCGACGGCGCGCGGCTCCTCAGCGCTCGCGCTCACGTCGCAGCCTCAGCTCGCGTACGGCGCGGGCGAAGGCCTCCCCCCGCGCGGGATAACCGGCGAACATGTCAAGCGAGGCCCCCGCCGGGGAGAGCAGCACGGTGTCCCCGGGCGAGGCCAGCCGGGCGGCTTCGGTGACGACTCTTTCCATCGCACCAGTGTCCCGATCGGCAATGTCCACGACGGGGACATTCGGCGCGTGTCGCGCGATGGCTTGCGCGATCGCCGCGCGATCGGCGCCCAGCAGCACCGCGCCGCGCAGCCTGGGAGCCGCCTGGCGCACCAGCTCGTCGACGTCGGCGCCCTTGAGCAGACCGCCCGCCACCCACACGATCGACGGGTACGAGGCCAGCGCCGCGGCGGCGGCATGCGGATTGGTCGCCTTGGAGTCGTCGATGTAGTCGACCTCGCCGACCCTGTCGACGTGGGAGAGCCGGTGGGGGTCGGGCACGAAGTCCCGCAGGCCCTGGCGTACCGCCTCGGAGGGCACACCGAGGGAGCGGGCCAGGGCGGCGGCCGCCAGCGCGTTGGCCACGTTGTGCGGCGCGAAGGGGCGTACGTCCTCCAGCGTCGCCAGCTCCTCGGCCGCCTCCACGGGGTCGGCCACGAACGCCCGGTCGACCAGCAGGTCCTCCACCACGCCGATCTCCCCGCGCCTGGGTACCCGCAGCGTGAACCCGACCGCTCCCGGATAGGGCGCGGCCAGCCTCGTGGCCTCGGGGTCGTCGGCGTTGTAGATCACGTGCTGGGCGCGCTCGTAGATGCGGCCCTTGGCGGCGGCGTACTCCTCCATGGAGCCGTGCCAGTCGAGGTGGTCGGGGGCCACGTTGAGGATGGCCGCGGCGTGCGGGGCCAGCGTGCTGGACCAGTGGAGCTGGAAGCTGGACAGCTCGACGGCCAGCGCGTCGTACGGCTCGGCGACGGCCCGCACGACGGGGACGCCCACGTTCCCGACGGCCAGGGCCTTGCGGCCGGCGGCGAGCAGGATCGAGGTGAGCATGCGCACGGCGGTGGTCTTGCCGTTGGTGCCGGTCAGCGCGAGCCACGGCGCCGCCTGAGCGGGCCGCAGCCGCCAGGCGAGCTCGACCTCCCCCACCACCTCGACGCCCGCCTCCAGCGCGGCGGCGATCAGCGGGTGGTGCGGCGCCCAGCCGGTGGTGACCAGCCGCGCCGCACCCTCCGGCACCTCCATCGCCCCGAAGCGGGTCTCCACGCCCACCGCGGCCAGCTCGGCGGCCGCGGCGAGCTGGCGCTCGCCCTCCACCGCCTCCACGACCACGACCCGCTCGCCACGCTCGGCCAGGACCCTGGCCACGGCGGTGCCGGAGACGCCGAGCCCGGCCACGCACGTCACGCTCATGGCTTCGGCATCCACTCGACGTAGAACAGCCCGAGGCCGAGCGCCGCGCAGAGCATCGCGATCAGCCAGAACCTGACCACGATCGTGGTCTCCGCCCAGCCCTTCAGCTCGAAGTGGTGCTGCAGCGGGGCCATCCTGAACACCCGTTTCCCGGTCATCTTGAAGGATCCGACCTGGATGATGACCGACAGCGTGATGATCACACACAGGCCGGCGAGGATGATCAGCAGGAGCTGGGTACGGGTGGCGATGGCCAGGCCGGCCAGCACGCCGCCCAGGGCCAGCGAGCCGGTGTCGCCCATGAAGATGCGCGCGGGCGGGGCGTTCCACCACAGGAACCCGATCAGCGCCCCCAGCACGGCCGCGGCCACCACGGCCAGGTCGAGCGGGTCCCGCACCCAGTAGCAGTGCGGGCCGAGCTGGTCGACGCAGTTGTTGCGGAGCTGCCAGTTGCCGATCAGCACGTACGCGGCGAGCACGACGCCGGTCGCGCCGCTGGCCAGGCCGTCGAGACCGTCGGTGAGGTTCACCGCGTTGGAGAACCCGACGATCATGAAGAGCACCCAGATGGTGAACCCGACGATGCCGATCGAAGGAGGGCCGATGTCGCGGAGGAACGAGATCCGGGTCTCGGCGGGGGTGATGCCGTAGACGTTCGGCTGGCGGACCACCAGGAACGCGAAGACCGCGCCGATGACGAGCTGGCCGAGCGCCTTGGCGCCACTGCGCAGGCCGAGGCTGCGCTGCTTGTAGATCTTGATGAAGTCGTCGAGGAACCCGACCGCGCCGAGCCCTGTCATCAGGAACAGCACCAGCATGCCCGACACGGTGGGCGCGGCGAAGGTGGCCAGGTGGGAGGCGCCGTAGGCGAGCAGCGCGGCCAGCACGAACACGATGCCGCCCATCGTGGGGGTGCCCCGCTTGCCGAGGTGGGCCTGCACGCCCTCCTCGCGGATCTCCTGGCCGTAGCCGCGCCGCGAGAACAGCCTGATCGCCAGCGGGGTGCCGAGCATCGAGAGGATCAGGCCCACCGCACCGGCGATGATGATCTCGGTCACTGGGCGGCACCTCCGAGCAGCAGCTCGGCCGTCCGTTCCAGTCCCATGGCTCTCGGTCCCTTCACCAGCACCGCGTCACCCGGACGCAACCACCCGGCCAGTTCGGCTGCGGCGGCCTCGGCATCGGGCACGTGCACAATTCGCATCGTCTGCGCAGGATACGCGGCCCCCGCACCGGGCGGCCCTCCGGCCGGGGGTCCCCCTGCCGGGCCCCCTGCCACGGCGGGCGCGCCCGCCGGCGGCTGCCCGTGCACGGGTCCGCCCACCGGCGGCCCACCCGTCGGAGGCTGCCCGGGCGCGACCGCACCCACCGGCCCCTGCCACCCTTGCGGCGCCTGCCGGCCGGGCTGCGGCGCCCCTTGCTCAGGAGCGGGTCCGTGCCAGCCCTGCGGCGCTCCATGCTCCGGAACGGGCCCATGCCAGCCCTGGGGCCCGCCCTCGTGAGGGGCGGGTGGGAGGCCGGCGGCGGCCTGGGCTGCCGCCTGTGCGTCCAGGGACGCCTGTGCCGCCGCCTGCGCCTCCGCCGCGGCCGCCCGGGCGCCTTCCAGCACGGGCTCCGCGTCAGGGCCCGCCACGATCAGACCGGCCAGCCCCGAACCGCCGGCCAGCCGGCCCAGCTCGGCGTTGAGCGCCGGCCCGTCCTCGCCCAGCTCCCGCAGCGCCGCGATGACGGCGAAGCGCCGCCGCCCCCGCCCCAGCACCGCGAACGCCCCGAAGGCGGCCCGCATCGAGTCCGGATTGGCGTTGTACGCGTCGTTGACGACGGTCACGCCGTCGGCCCGGTCCGTGACCTCCATCCGCCACCGGCTGCGCGGCGTGGCCTCCGACAGCTCCGCCGCGATGGTGGCCACCGGCAGGCCCAGCTCGTAGGCGGCAGCCGCGGCGGCGAGGGCGTTCTCGACCGCGTGCTCCCCGTACAACTTGAGCGACACGGGCGCGGTCCCCGAGGGCGTGCGGAGCGTGAACGAGGCCCGCCCACGGGCGTCGACCGAGAGGTTCTCGGCCCGGATGGAGGCGGAATCGCCGCGCCCGAAGTACGTGACGCGTGCCTCGGTGCGCGAGGCCATGGCCCGCACCAGCGGGTCGTCGGCGTTCAGGACGGCCACGCCGGTGCGCGGCAGCGCCTCCACCAGCTCGCCCTTGGCCTTGGCGATGGCCTCCTTGCCGCCGAACACGCCGAGGTGCGCGGTGCCGACGTTGAGCACCACGCCGATCTGCGGCGGCGCGATGCGGGTCAGCTCCTTGATGTGGCCGATGTTGCGCGCCGCGAGCTCCAGCACCATGAAGCGGGTGTCGAGGTCGGCCCGCAGCACGGTCAGCGGGTGGCCGAGCTCGTTGTTGAAGCTGCCGACGGGGGCGATGGTGGAGCCGATCCGGGCGGTCAGCCTGGCCAGGAGGTCCTTGGTCGTGGTCTTGCCCGCCGAGCCGGTCACGCCGATCACGGTGACCTTGGGCAGCGCGGCCGCCTGGGCGGTGGCCAGTTCGGCGAGCGCGGCGGCGGCGTCGGGCACGATCACCGAGGGCGCGTCGACCGGCCTGGTCGCCAGCACGGCGACGGCTCCGGCCCTGATCGCCTGCGCCACGTAGTCGTGGCCGTCCACCCGCTCGCCCCGGAGGGCGACGAAGAGCGATCCCGGTTCGACGGCCCGCGAGTCGATCACGACGGGCCCGCGCACGACGGCGCGGGGATCGGCCATGCCCGACAGGGCGCCCGAGGTTATCTCGGCGATCCTGGCCAGAGGCAACGGGATCATCAGTGCTTCCTGCTTTCCGTGCTTTCCTTGCGTGCGGCAATCGACTCGGCGACCACCTCGCGGTCGTCGAAGGGGATCACCTCGCCTGAGACGTACTGACCCTGCTCGTGACCCTTCCCGGCCACGACGATCACGTCGCCGCGCCCGGCCCGGGCGATCGCCAGGCCGATGGCGGCCGCGCGGTCGGGCTCAATGATCACATGAGCGCGGTCGTGCTGCGGAACGCGGAGCGCTCCCTCCATCATCGTCGCGAGAATGGCGAGCGGATCCTCCGAGCGCGGATTGTCGCTCGTGAATACGGCCACGTCCGCCAGACGAGCGGCGAGTTCGCCCATGATAGGCCGTTTGCCCTTGTCGCGGTCACCGCCGCAGCCGAGCACGATCGTCAGCGTGCCCGCCGTGACGGACCGCAGCGAGCGCAGCACCGACTCGACGGCGCCGGGTTTGTGCGAGTAGTCCACGACGGCCTGGAACTCGTCCTCCGCGCTCGTGATCCGCTGCATGCGCCCGGGCACACCGGTGAGCATGCCGACGCCGTGCACGGCGGTCTGCAGCGGCACTCCGGCCTCGACCAGAGTGACGATGGCGCCGAGCGCGTTGGCGACGTTGAACGGGCCGGGCAGCGAGATCTGCGCGTCCGCCTCGACCCCGCCGGGACCGACCACCCTGAACGCGCTGCCGTCCGCGCCGAGCCTGGCGTCGAGTGCCCGCCACCCGGCCTCCGGGTCGCCCAGCGCCGAGAACGTGGTCATCGGCACCTTGGCCAGGCCGAGCAGCTCCCGCCCGTAGCGGTCGTCGATGTTGGTGACGCCGAGCCGGCTCAGCTCCGGCTGGAACAGCCGGGCCTTGGTCGCGAAGTAGTCGTCGAAGTCCTTGTGGAAGTCGAGGTGGTCCTGGGAGAGGTTGGTGAACAGGGCGACGTCGTAGTAGACCCCGTCGACCCTGCCGAGCGCGAGCGCGTGGCTGGAGACCTCCATGGCGGCCGCGCTGACGCCCTCC
This genomic interval from Nonomuraea helvata contains the following:
- the mraY gene encoding phospho-N-acetylmuramoyl-pentapeptide-transferase encodes the protein MTEIIIAGAVGLILSMLGTPLAIRLFSRRGYGQEIREEGVQAHLGKRGTPTMGGIVFVLAALLAYGASHLATFAAPTVSGMLVLFLMTGLGAVGFLDDFIKIYKQRSLGLRSGAKALGQLVIGAVFAFLVVRQPNVYGITPAETRISFLRDIGPPSIGIVGFTIWVLFMIVGFSNAVNLTDGLDGLASGATGVVLAAYVLIGNWQLRNNCVDQLGPHCYWVRDPLDLAVVAAAVLGALIGFLWWNAPPARIFMGDTGSLALGGVLAGLAIATRTQLLLIILAGLCVIITLSVIIQVGSFKMTGKRVFRMAPLQHHFELKGWAETTIVVRFWLIAMLCAALGLGLFYVEWMPKP
- a CDS encoding UDP-N-acetylmuramoyl-L-alanyl-D-glutamate--2,6-diaminopimelate ligase — translated: MRPTTSQPRPLTGLATMLDAGSGSARSPHAALTGVTIDSRNVRRGDLYVALPGKQAHGAAFAADAMAAGAVAVLTDPEGRDAAVATGLPVLVVPDPRALLGQVSSWVYGQPAHDIQVLGVTGTSGKSTTTFMIEAGLRAAGHTTGLVGGVEIHAGDLRFQPTLTTPEASELHGLFALMREEGVSAAAMEVSSHALALGRVDGVYYDVALFTNLSQDHLDFHKDFDDYFATKARLFQPELSRLGVTNIDDRYGRELLGLAKVPMTTFSALGDPEAGWRALDARLGADGSAFRVVGPGGVEADAQISLPGPFNVANALGAIVTLVEAGVPLQTAVHGVGMLTGVPGRMQRITSAEDEFQAVVDYSHKPGAVESVLRSLRSVTAGTLTIVLGCGGDRDKGKRPIMGELAARLADVAVFTSDNPRSEDPLAILATMMEGALRVPQHDRAHVIIEPDRAAAIGLAIARAGRGDVIVVAGKGHEQGQYVSGEVIPFDDREVVAESIAARKESTESRKH
- the murD gene encoding UDP-N-acetylmuramoyl-L-alanine--D-glutamate ligase, whose protein sequence is MSVTCVAGLGVSGTAVARVLAERGERVVVVEAVEGERQLAAAAELAAVGVETRFGAMEVPEGAARLVTTGWAPHHPLIAAALEAGVEVVGEVELAWRLRPAQAAPWLALTGTNGKTTAVRMLTSILLAAGRKALAVGNVGVPVVRAVAEPYDALAVELSSFQLHWSSTLAPHAAAILNVAPDHLDWHGSMEEYAAAKGRIYERAQHVIYNADDPEATRLAAPYPGAVGFTLRVPRRGEIGVVEDLLVDRAFVADPVEAAEELATLEDVRPFAPHNVANALAAAALARSLGVPSEAVRQGLRDFVPDPHRLSHVDRVGEVDYIDDSKATNPHAAAAALASYPSIVWVAGGLLKGADVDELVRQAAPRLRGAVLLGADRAAIAQAIARHAPNVPVVDIADRDTGAMERVVTEAARLASPGDTVLLSPAGASLDMFAGYPARGEAFARAVRELRLRRERER
- the ftsW gene encoding putative lipid II flippase FtsW, whose amino-acid sequence is MSASAEEPRAVEGPGSWAREQLGTLKELLDKPLTTYYLIIMCSALLLALGLMMVLSASSVEALQKTGSPFSWFIKQSVSAAVGVPLMWACSRLPVKFFRWAGYPMMALSIIALVMVLFIGSSELGAQRWIYIGDSLTIQPSEPAKLGLVLWGADLLARRARQGRIEWRQMLIPLMPGTAIMAVLVMLGRDLGTTLVLFMIFLALLWVVGAPVKLFGGIMGLAVLAAVIMIKVEPYRMARIGAYLNPWADAQNAGYQAVQGQIAMGSGGWFGLGLGASRQKWSWLPHGESDFIFAILGEELGLMGTLMVVALFGMLGYAGLRVAVRVNDAFTRLTAAAMVAWIVGQATVNMGAVIGVLPITGIPLPLVSYGGSSLLPTLAALGMLLSFAKREPGAREALAARGPGPAARALSWLGLGGTTRGRATR
- the murG gene encoding undecaprenyldiphospho-muramoylpentapeptide beta-N-acetylglucosaminyltransferase, with protein sequence MRVVLAGGGTAGHIEPALALADALRHLDQGVGITCMGTERGLETRLVPARGYELELVPAVPLPRAITPSLLTVPGRLAGAINAAAAILDRVQADVLVGFGGYVATPAYLAAKRRGLPIVVHEANPRPGLANRLGARLTEHVFTGFPATTLPKAEYLGTPIRREIVNLDRLSMGDKARSWFGLENDRPTLLVFGGSQGARSLNEAALAAAPVLRRAGVQVLHVLGPNNTVTHEPPPGDPQYVLLPYVDRMDLAYAAADFVLCRAGALTCAELTAVGLPAAYVPLPHGNGEQAINAGRIVQGGGGLTVDDADLSPEWIIHNVLPILRDPERVAAMSEAASRLGRKDADIMLARKVLEIAR
- a CDS encoding UDP-N-acetylmuramoyl-tripeptide--D-alanyl-D-alanine ligase, translating into MIPLPLARIAEITSGALSGMADPRAVVRGPVVIDSRAVEPGSLFVALRGERVDGHDYVAQAIRAGAVAVLATRPVDAPSVIVPDAAAALAELATAQAAALPKVTVIGVTGSAGKTTTKDLLARLTARIGSTIAPVGSFNNELGHPLTVLRADLDTRFMVLELAARNIGHIKELTRIAPPQIGVVLNVGTAHLGVFGGKEAIAKAKGELVEALPRTGVAVLNADDPLVRAMASRTEARVTYFGRGDSASIRAENLSVDARGRASFTLRTPSGTAPVSLKLYGEHAVENALAAAAAAYELGLPVATIAAELSEATPRSRWRMEVTDRADGVTVVNDAYNANPDSMRAAFGAFAVLGRGRRRFAVIAALRELGEDGPALNAELGRLAGGSGLAGLIVAGPDAEPVLEGARAAAAEAQAAAQASLDAQAAAQAAAGLPPAPHEGGPQGWHGPVPEHGAPQGWHGPAPEQGAPQPGRQAPQGWQGPVGAVAPGQPPTGGPPVGGPVHGQPPAGAPAVAGGPAGGPPAGGPPGAGAAYPAQTMRIVHVPDAEAAAAELAGWLRPGDAVLVKGPRAMGLERTAELLLGGAAQ